The Oceanidesulfovibrio indonesiensis genomic interval CTGTTCTGTCGCCGGATCGCTCAGGTTGTACCAGCGTTGCAGCAACAGGACTTGGAACATGGGCAAAGGCGGGCACGCGGGAGTGACCACGGAATTGGCTTTTCGCTTGAGCTTTGGTGTGAGGAAGGCCTGGATCGGCAGCCAGTCGATGACAGCGTCGATTTCGTCGAGAAAAGTGTGACTGGTCCGACGCCTGCCCATGAAGTAATCCCCAAGCCGAGGTCCTTTGCTGCGCGCGCTCATACCAGCCTCCTCTTTGAAGAGACAATACTAAATATATCAGGATAATAAAAGCAAAATCAGACTATTGTTCCATGCAGAGGTCTCTAGTCGATTAAGAGGATTGCCATGCCCCTTACGGATGCCACGGTCAAAGCGGCCAAACCGCAGAACAAGCTCTACTCGCTTCATGACGAACGCGGGTTGTCTTTGGAGGTAGCGCCCAACGGCACCAAACGCTGGCGCTTCCGATTTCAACTCAATGGCAGACGTAACAGGCTTTCTCTTGGCGTCTACCCCGAAGTGCGATTGAAAGACGCCCACGTTCAACGGGATGAAATGCGGATTCTCATATCCAAGGGCGTCGATCCGGCAAAGCATCGCGCTCAGGAACGGGAGCAAAAGAAGGGACACAATACGTTCGAGGCCGTGGCTCGGGAATGGTTTTCAAAGTTCTCGTCCAATTGGACCGAGGGACATGGCCAGACGATCTCCACAAAGTGCGCCTCAAAATCCTGCGGGAGCGGCCCCTGTTCCAGGGCCTGTTTCTAAAAAATATCTATATTTTGCTCACGGTTGTGGCACTCTCCCTCCATGAGCCGACACGAAATCTCCGACGACCTTTGGCATCGGCTTGAACCCCATGTGCGGCCAACACGCACCCCCCCTCGGACGGCCCAACGCGGACACCCGCCGTATTCTCAATGTGGTCATCTGGGTTTTGCGCCCGGGGCCCCGTGGCGCGATTTGCCTGAAGAATTCGGGCCTTGGCAGAAGGTGTAGAAGCTCTTCAACGCGTGGTCCAAATTCGGGGTCTGGGCGACCATCCTTAAGGCTCTCTGTGGGGAGGCGGACTTCGAGTCCATTATCCACGATGGTACGTATGTCAGAGCGCACCAGCATGCGCCCGGAGCCGGGGGGGCGGCGAAAACCGGGCCATCGACCGTAGTCGAGGCCTGTTGACGACCAAAAATCCACGCCACAGTGGATGCATTGGGCAATCTACTGCATCTCGAACTCAACGGGGGCAACATGCATGACAGCGTCATGGATCAGGTGATGATCAATGGCTTTGCGGCGGAGTTCACCATCGCTGATAAAGCGTATGATGCCGATGAGATAGTTGCGATAGTTCTTAATCAAGACAGTGTCCCTGTTATTCCGTCGAGGAGCAATCGTCCAAGCGGGAGCACGACAATGCATCTGTACAAGGAGCGACACTTGTCGAGTTTTTTTCTGCAAAATCAAAGAGTTCAGACGCATCGCAACGCGATTTGAAAAGTTGGAGAAAACCTTTCTGACCATTCTCACCATCGCTTCATGTCTGATTTGGCTGCGATGATTTAGAAACAGGCACTAGTCATGCCCCTTGATCCTTTTGGCGCCTTGTACTCGAACATCCTTGAACAGACTGTGAAAATGACTTTTGCAACGGCCAGTTAGCGCCACGCCTGCTTCGTTTTCCTCGCCGGGACCTGTCCGCTCAAACTCTTCGATACGACCGGTCTCGTGAATGGCTCTGCCGAGGAGCCCCAGGCCGAGCCCCCTTTCTCATCTCATTCCGGCAACCCGCCGCCCCGTATTGCATGGGAGCAGAACACTCCGCCTTCTCGCTCCCATGTAAATGCAATTCCCTTCTCCCTTTCTCTCCCCAGGCATTGCTCCTTGCCAGGTAGTTGAAATCCCTTGGATTCTAATTGCCTGAAAAGTTCCTCCCTCACGCATCCTTATATGCGTATCGCCTTGGGACTTTTCTTGCGCAATGCCAGCGCTGATTTCGAATAGCCTGCTCGGAAATGACTTCCTCACCGGTCAGTTCGACCTAGGCCACCCTTCATTCTCTTCTCTCAATATCTGCCGTCCAGACTCGCATGCAGCCGATTTCCGTCTTGTCTTCAGCAACCTGAAGACAAGTTTACAGTGCATGAACGTTCCCTTGCTCTTTTGCATACTTCCTTACGTTCCTTAATGGATATATCGCCGCAAGCCGCACGTATATATTTGCAAAGGAGATCATACATGAGGGTACGTGTTGAAAAATACATTCACGACACCGGCATTCGAATATGGGGAGGAACTATTGAAGAAGGACTCTCCAGAAATTCGTACATGTGCCCTGGGCACAACACTATAGCTGCATATCTCGACAAAAAACTTCCTGCCAAAGCCAGGAAGGCAGTTGAAGACCATATGGCCTCCTGCAAGGAGTGCAGAATCGAAGCAATGGAGCTCAGAAAAATAATAGCATCAACAAACTCTACCTGTGAAATGGAGGAGATGTATGGATATTGAGTCTATTCTGCAATCAACAGTATATTCTTCATCGTCAAGCTCTTCGACAACTTCTTCGACAGAATTGTCTGATGATGACTTCTTGACGCTGTTCATTGCCCAACTGGAGAACCAGGATCCCCTGAACCCCATGGAGAACACCGATATGCTCGCCCAGCTCGCCCAGTTTTCCACTGTGGAGCAGCTCACCTCCATGAACCAAAGCATCAAGACCCTGGTCCAGCAATCCAATGCCCAGATCATCAATTCCGCCGTCAGCTACATCGGCATGGATGTGGTGGCTGAGGGCAACACCGTCAGCGTGAGTGAAAGCGTCGTCAGCCCGCTCTACTACTCCCTGCCGGAGGATGCCGACCAGGCCATGGCCTACATCTACAACGAAAGCGGCAACATCGTGGACAGCGTGATGCTGAGTGAGCTCAAAGCCGGCGACCATACCTTTCAGTGGGACGGCCTGAGTTCCAATGGAGAGCAGGTTCCGAGCGGAAATTATTCCGTGGGCATTGTTGCCATCGACGACCTGGGCGACCTGATCTCCGTCTCCACATTGTGCCAGGGCAATGTCGTGGGGATGGCCAGCCAGAACGGCAGCACGGTTTTCCAGCTCGATGACGGCCGCTACGTGGACATGATGTCCATCTCCCAAGTCTACAGTCCCTCCGCTGCCTAGCGGGAGGCGAGGAGCACTTCCATGAGCACCCTGACTGGCGCCATGTACACGGGCATTTCCGGCCTCACCACCCACAGCAAAGGCATCTCCGTGGTGGGCAACAACCTGGCGAACTCCAACACTCTTGGCTACAAGGCCACATCCATTCAATTCGAGGACCTGTTCTACTCCTCAATAAATACGGCCAACGGCGCCGACCAGATCGGGCACGGCTCCACGGTCTCCACCCTCTACAGCAACTTTTCGCAAGGTTCTTACCAGTCTTCGTCCTCGGTGACCGACGTGGCCGTATCCGGCAAGGGCTTCTTCATCGTCACGAACCCAGCCACCGGAAAAACATACTACACCCGCTCCGGCAATTTCACATTCAATGATGACGGATACCTCGTCAACGCACAGGGGTACCGAGTCCAAGGGTGGGAGGCCGACCCTTCGCACAATGGTCGGGGCGTCAGCACCATAGGCGCATTGGGCGACATCCAGCTCGACGACCTGCAATCACCGCCCCAGGCCACGTCGCTCATGACAATGCTCGTCAACCTCGACAAGGACAGCGAGGAACGCTCGGCAAACACCACGAATCCGTTCTTCGCTCTGCAGCAGGAGTGGGACGGCACAGCCGATCCGCCGTTGGGCGAAACGAGGTACACATACCAGACCTCCATGGTTGTGTATGACGAAGCCGGTGGCTCCCATGAAGTCACCGTGTACTTCGATCCGGTCCAGGACGACGCCGTGGTCAGCGACGCGGGCGGCGGCCAGGTCTGGGAGTACATCGTCACCTGCAATCCTTCGGAGGACGGCCGGACCATCGATGGTCAGGAGCTTTCCGGAACGTCCAGCGCCGGTCTTCTCATGACCGGCACCCTCACCTTCGATTCC includes:
- a CDS encoding flagellar hook protein FlgE; the protein is MSTLTGAMYTGISGLTTHSKGISVVGNNLANSNTLGYKATSIQFEDLFYSSINTANGADQIGHGSTVSTLYSNFSQGSYQSSSSVTDVAVSGKGFFIVTNPATGKTYYTRSGNFTFNDDGYLVNAQGYRVQGWEADPSHNGRGVSTIGALGDIQLDDLQSPPQATSLMTMLVNLDKDSEERSANTTNPFFALQQEWDGTADPPLGETRYTYQTSMVVYDEAGGSHEVTVYFDPVQDDAVVSDAGGGQVWEYIVTCNPSEDGRTIDGQELSGTSSAGLLMTGTLTFDSSSQLTGITAFTLADTATGDLHNLSNWTPADIDDDGLPIFTANFSGSEDASHTGAAGAVNIGLNFGVHNRTPAATGWDGAVANAAAVGTDINNLFNFTDPVFGANASTSYDTSSSTLSRNQDGYPPGFLDTVEIDKNGVVSGVFTNGETLELFVIGLADFANYQGLISEGGNLFSASGDSGLPITGIAGTNGFGSISSNTLEQSNVDYSGEMVDLIRFQRGYQANSKVITTVDSLLQEAINLKR
- a CDS encoding flagellar hook assembly protein FlgD is translated as MDIESILQSTVYSSSSSSSTTSSTELSDDDFLTLFIAQLENQDPLNPMENTDMLAQLAQFSTVEQLTSMNQSIKTLVQQSNAQIINSAVSYIGMDVVAEGNTVSVSESVVSPLYYSLPEDADQAMAYIYNESGNIVDSVMLSELKAGDHTFQWDGLSSNGEQVPSGNYSVGIVAIDDLGDLISVSTLCQGNVVGMASQNGSTVFQLDDGRYVDMMSISQVYSPSAA
- a CDS encoding Arm DNA-binding domain-containing protein; this translates as MPLTDATVKAAKPQNKLYSLHDERGLSLEVAPNGTKRWRFRFQLNGRRNRLSLGVYPEVRLKDAHVQRDEMRILISKGVDPAKHRAQEREQKKGHNTFEAVAREWFSKFSSNWTEGHGQTISTKCASKSCGSGPCSRACF
- a CDS encoding anti-sigma factor family protein, which encodes MRVRVEKYIHDTGIRIWGGTIEEGLSRNSYMCPGHNTIAAYLDKKLPAKARKAVEDHMASCKECRIEAMELRKIIASTNSTCEMEEMYGY